The following DNA comes from Fibrobacter sp..
TTCAGCTACTTGTGCGGTCCCGAAGTAGATATTGACCGCGAGTATCAGGAAAACGGACAGAACTTCCGCGACTTCCTCAGCAGTATTCGTGGTCTCGCAATCCAGAACCTCATTGACGATGTTGCAGTGACTTTTGTGAATCATTACGACGAAATCATGGCAGGCGCTCCCATCAAGCATCTTGTGGATTTGTCCCGTTCAGAAGTGATGGAAGGTATCCGCATTGCAAAGCGCCTCGGCGTAGAACGTATCTATCCCGACCGCCGCAAGACAGAACTTGAAGTGGGTAGCTACACCACCCTGAGTACGGTGCTGGACGCTTTCATCAACGGCGTTTACGACTTCCGTTTGAACGGCAAGAATTCTTACCGCGCCGATCGCATTGTCCGCTTGATTGGTCAGGCAAAAATCGGCCAGAGCGTTACCGCCGCCGAAGCCTACCATCAGGTGCTTGACTTTGTCAGTGGCATGACCGACAACTACGCAACTTACCTGGCCCGCCAAATTGGCGGCCTTGCCATGGGTTACTAACGGAGTTGCAGGGTTTCGAAAATGATCTGGCTGTTTGATTACGATCTTACGTTGTACGGTGCCGATGAACATTGCGTCATCGATTCTCTGGATGAACGAATCTCCTTGACCGTTCAGAATGCAACTGGTGTGGATACAGAAACAGCCCACAAGATTCGCAAGGATTACCTGATCCGCTTTGGAACGACTTTGGCTGGCCTGCAGGCCATGCATGGCGTAAAGCCCGATGACTTTTTTGATTTCATCCATCAGCCGGAATTCTTGACTTACCCGAAGCCCTCTCCTGCAAAGCGCAGTTTGATTACTGGCCTTGCTGGCCGTCGTTTCATTTTCACCAATGGTCGTCGTGACTGGAGTGAAGCCGGCATGGAACACATGGGCGTCCGTGATTGCTTTGAAGATGTTTTTGACTTGAAGCAGATGGATTGGATCGGAAAACCCCACGACAGCGCTTATGAAAAGGCGGAAAAGTGGTTGGCAGAACGTGTGCCCGAGGCCTTCTTTGCAAACGGTACCCCGGCGGATCCGTCCCAAATTGTTTTGCTGGAAGATTCCGTGCGCAATTTGGAACCTGCTCATCGCCGCGGTTGGAAGACCATTCTTGTGAATCCTATTCCCGATGTGCCTAGCTGGGTGGATTTCTATGTGCCAAGCCTTTTGCACCTGACCACCATCTTACCGGAACTTGTTCGCGACTTATAACTCACAACTCGCAGTTCCTATCTCGAACCTCGAACCTCGAACCTCGAACCTTATTATGCTTGAACTTTTCTCTATGGGCTTTATGCAAAACGCTTTGGTGGCCGCCGTGCTGGTGGCCATTGCCTGCGGCGTGATGGGTACCTTTGTGGTGGTGAATCGATTGACTTCGCTGTCGGGCGGTGTGGCCCACGCTTCTTTTGGCGGCGTTGGCTTGGCTGCCTTCCTGGGATTTTCTCCCATGCTTGGGTCCCTCGGCTTTGCGGTGGCATGTGCCATGCTGATGGGTGTGCTGACTTGGCGTGACCGCAAGAATTCTGACACCTTCATCGGTATTATCTGGGCGGGCGGTATGGCCTTGGGCGTGATCCTTACGGACTTGACCCCAGGTTATAGCGGCGAGATGATGAGCTTTTTGTTCGGCAGTTTGCTGACGGTTCCTACGGAGTTGTTGTGGTGGATGGGCGCACTGTTGGTTCTGATTCTTGGAGCTGTCGTTGTGAACTATCGGAAGTTCCTGGCCATTTCTTTTGATCCTGAATTTGCCCGAGTGCAGGGCATGCCGGTACTTGCCTACTATATGTTTTTGATTGCCCTGATTGCCTTGACGGTGGTGATTGCTGTTCAAGCGGTGGGCATGATTCTTGTGATTGCTTTGTTGACCATTCCAGGCTACATTGCAGAAAATTATGCCAAGAACTTGACTCAGATGATTTTTATTTCTGTAGGCGTTTCCTTGGTTCTGGTGCTGGCCGGCCTTTTGCTTGCTTGCCAGTTGAACTTTGTAGTAGGCCCCACCATTATCGCCTGCGGCGTCCTTGTCTATGGTGTAGATTTTGCAGTTAAAAAATTGCGTAAGGCATAAAAGGTTTTTTATGAAAAAGAAACTTATTGCATTTTTGTTCATGGTTAATTGCTCGTTGCTCATTGCATCGGCTTTTGCTGCAGCTCCGGAACCTGCTTCCCGAAACAGCTTTAACAACATGACTGTGACTACGGAGTATTCTGAACTCATGCAGGAAAAGAATGCCCGTAACGATTCCCTGTTGCCGGCCCTCGATGGTGACAAGGCCTTCGAGGAAGTCCTCCGCATGAATCCTAACTTTTGGAGCCTTGGCGGCGTCATGAAGAAGGACGAATCCCTGGTGACCAAGCTGAACGCAAAGATTGTCTTTGTGGACGGTATCCGTGAAGAACCGTTCTGCGACCTGGACAAAAAGGGAAGCTCCGCCGGGGAATGGAACGTTCGCATTGGCGTGGACTTTGTGTCTGCAGCGTCCAATACGGTTCATATTCACGTGCAGCAGTGCCTGGATTACATTCGCGACCAGATGGGCTTTGCCGTGAAGAAGGGCGACAAGGTGGTGTTCATTCCGCCGAAGAAAGTTCTGGACAAAATTGCCGAAAGCGAAATTCCCGATGCTATCGATATCGACTTGCAGCAGACCTTGCTGAAGGCTCACGAAGACGTAAACCTTACCGGCAAGTGCCCCAAGGATATCGAAGCCTACATCATCTTGATGAATGTCTACGAACAGGTGAAGAACCAGAAGATGGACTATGTGGTCATCAATGACCAGCTGAACAAGCAACGCAATGGCGGTGGCCGCGTGCAGTCCTGCGCCTTCAGCCGTGAATGGAATAAGAAGTATCAGGAAAGCGCCAGCTTTGAATGCGACATCGACCACGATGAATGCCTCTACCGTCAGGAAAACGATGGCGATTCCCGCTGGTCCATCAACTATGAGGCGGACCGCTTTGAATACATCAACAAGAAGTTCCTGTTCTTCAATCTGAATCCCAAGAGCATTCACAAGGGCGGTACCATGCTGGATCTCCGTTTGATTCGCTTGTCCTCCTCTCTCTATTTGGAAGCTTATTTGAATATGAAGGGTGAACCGGTCACTTTGGGCCTGGTAATTGTCCCGGGTGAAAAGACCATTGAAGATTATGATGACGGCGAGGAAGAAGAAGGCGTGATGTTCGAGTAGCCTTCTTGACCGCCCAAATCGATTATTATATATTGAGATTGAATAAATTAAGGAGAACTTTATGAAGCGTTTTATCAAGGCCTCTTTGTTGGCAGCCATGGTTGCTGCTCCTGTTATGGCTGATGAAGCTTTTGGCGGCATCGGCGTTACCATTTTCCAGCTTCGCAATGGCGTTAAGGTTGCTGAAGTTATTCCGGGTACTCCCGCTGCAGAATCCAAACTGCAGGCTGGCGACGTGATTATCGCTGTGGATGGTCAGAGCCTTGCCCGTCAGGATATTGAAACCTCCAAGGACATGCTCCGTGGCCAGGTGAACAAACCGCTGGAAATCACTTTTGTGAGCGGTGCTGATACTTTGACTTCCGTTATCCGTCGTGCTCAGCTGACTGTGAAGGATCTGGAAGGCGAACAGGTTCAGGCCTGGTATGGCGATAAGGCTTTGTTCAAGGCCGCTGAACTGGAAACCTACGCAAGCGCTACCGAAGGCGACAAGCAGTTGGTGGCTGTGCTTCAGCGTGGTACACTTTTGAAGAAGGATGCTGAT
Coding sequences within:
- a CDS encoding pyrimidine 5'-nucleotidase — its product is MIWLFDYDLTLYGADEHCVIDSLDERISLTVQNATGVDTETAHKIRKDYLIRFGTTLAGLQAMHGVKPDDFFDFIHQPEFLTYPKPSPAKRSLITGLAGRRFIFTNGRRDWSEAGMEHMGVRDCFEDVFDLKQMDWIGKPHDSAYEKAEKWLAERVPEAFFANGTPADPSQIVLLEDSVRNLEPAHRRGWKTILVNPIPDVPSWVDFYVPSLLHLTTILPELVRDL
- a CDS encoding metal ABC transporter permease; the protein is MQNALVAAVLVAIACGVMGTFVVVNRLTSLSGGVAHASFGGVGLAAFLGFSPMLGSLGFAVACAMLMGVLTWRDRKNSDTFIGIIWAGGMALGVILTDLTPGYSGEMMSFLFGSLLTVPTELLWWMGALLVLILGAVVVNYRKFLAISFDPEFARVQGMPVLAYYMFLIALIALTVVIAVQAVGMILVIALLTIPGYIAENYAKNLTQMIFISVGVSLVLVLAGLLLACQLNFVVGPTIIACGVLVYGVDFAVKKLRKA
- a CDS encoding PDZ domain-containing protein — encoded protein: MKRFIKASLLAAMVAAPVMADEAFGGIGVTIFQLRNGVKVAEVIPGTPAAESKLQAGDVIIAVDGQSLARQDIETSKDMLRGQVNKPLEITFVSGADTLTSVIRRAQLTVKDLEGEQVQAWYGDKALFKAAELETYASATEGDKQLVAVLQRGTLLKKDADLSARDLNGIYVEKAEEFAPKAPVQNMNKVGAATLKGITRKAVGVDLKVAGTAIVTIMSAEGEQVAVLRLDNAQPGYNTLKWNGENVPAGRYMVTVEINGSISGKNAVLK